The following coding sequences lie in one Pseudomonas syringae CC1557 genomic window:
- a CDS encoding HAD family hydrolase, whose protein sequence is MALTALLFDLDGTLIDTDELHLNAYNQLLASWDRSMNIEYYKAHVMGFPDDMIFGGLFPDIPASQYASLAAEKEAMFRAQLGETIPVAGVLRILDYAEKTGLRTAVVTNAPRENAMAMLTGLGILERFETVVIGGELERGKPHPMPYLTALELLGVTADQAIAFEDSLAGVQSAHAAGIHTFGVLSGLQEHQLRQAGARDVIRDFNADTLWQFLQAAD, encoded by the coding sequence ATGGCCCTGACTGCGCTGTTGTTTGACCTGGACGGAACCCTCATCGACACCGATGAACTGCATTTGAACGCCTACAACCAGTTGCTGGCAAGCTGGGACCGGTCGATGAACATCGAGTACTACAAGGCTCATGTGATGGGCTTTCCGGACGACATGATTTTTGGCGGTCTGTTTCCTGATATTCCTGCTTCGCAATACGCCAGCCTGGCTGCGGAGAAAGAGGCCATGTTTCGCGCCCAACTGGGAGAAACAATCCCCGTTGCAGGTGTGCTGCGTATCCTTGATTACGCAGAGAAAACCGGTCTGCGTACTGCCGTGGTCACCAACGCGCCGCGTGAAAACGCCATGGCAATGCTCACAGGGCTGGGCATCCTGGAGCGTTTCGAAACGGTTGTGATCGGCGGAGAACTCGAGCGCGGCAAGCCGCATCCCATGCCCTACCTCACTGCCTTGGAGTTGTTGGGTGTGACTGCCGATCAGGCCATTGCCTTCGAAGACTCGCTGGCCGGGGTTCAGTCAGCCCATGCTGCGGGGATCCATACGTTTGGCGTGCTGTCGGGTCTCCAGGAACATCAACTTCGACAGGCGGGTGCGCGCGACGTGATCCGTGATTTCAACGCCGACACCCTGTGGCAGTTTCTGCAAGCGGCTGACTGA
- the rarD gene encoding EamA family transporter RarD, producing the protein MYKGVVLSVLASVLFGVMYFYTSLMSPLDGEEIFGWRMLLTVPCATLFMLVSGDWRRVRDLAARLRQQPLLIFGLLLSSLLLGAQLLIFMWAPLHGRSLEVSLGYFLLPLSMIFTGRLVYGEHLSYLQKIAAGFAMIGVGHEIWRLGSFSWETLLVAVGYPLYFVLRRKLKTDHLGGLWFDMLLMLPIGLWFISNGHPQAIQQVPLLYLLIPLLGVISASALVSYIIASRLLPFSLFGLLSYVEPILLVGVALLLGESISRDEWLTYLPIWLAVVVLMIEGAKHMLAQRRRDAT; encoded by the coding sequence GTGTACAAAGGTGTCGTGCTGTCGGTCCTGGCTTCCGTGCTGTTCGGGGTCATGTATTTCTATACCTCGCTGATGAGCCCGCTGGATGGCGAGGAGATCTTCGGCTGGCGCATGCTGCTGACCGTTCCGTGCGCGACGCTGTTCATGCTGGTCAGCGGCGACTGGCGGCGAGTCCGCGATCTGGCGGCCCGGCTCAGGCAGCAACCGCTGCTGATCTTCGGGCTGCTGCTGTCTTCATTGTTGCTCGGCGCGCAGTTGCTGATCTTCATGTGGGCGCCCTTGCACGGGCGCAGCCTGGAGGTGTCGCTGGGTTATTTTCTATTGCCGTTGAGCATGATCTTTACCGGCCGCCTGGTGTACGGCGAACACCTCTCGTACCTGCAAAAAATCGCCGCCGGGTTTGCCATGATCGGTGTCGGCCATGAAATATGGCGGCTGGGCAGCTTTTCCTGGGAAACCCTGCTGGTCGCAGTCGGCTATCCGCTGTATTTCGTGTTGCGCCGCAAGCTCAAGACCGACCACTTGGGCGGGCTGTGGTTTGACATGCTGCTCATGCTGCCGATCGGCCTGTGGTTCATCAGTAACGGTCATCCGCAAGCCATCCAGCAGGTACCGTTGCTGTACCTGCTGATTCCATTGCTGGGAGTCATCAGCGCCTCGGCGCTGGTCAGCTACATCATCGCCAGCCGCTTGCTGCCGTTCAGCCTGTTCGGGCTGCTCAGTTATGTCGAACCGATCCTGCTGGTGGGCGTCGCCCTGCTGCTGGGTGAAAGCATCAGCCGCGATGAATGGCTGACTTACCTGCCGATCTGGCTGGCGGTCGTGGTGCTGATGATCGAAGGCGCCAAACACATGCTGGCTCAGCGCCGCCGGGATGCGACCTGA
- the zapE gene encoding cell division protein ZapE: MDAVSPLDAYERAVQRGFQPDQAQLQAVQQLQACYLALAASRGQARGVYLWGPVGRGKTWLMDRFFESLTVPARRQHFHHFMRWVHKRMFELMGTPQPLTVVAKELARDVRVMCFDELFVTDIGDAVILGGLLQVMFEQGVVLVCTSNQPPDQLYSHGHNRERFLPAVAAIQKYMDVVAVDGGEDHRLHPGQLHQRYWVAEAGRPSALQGIFEALSAGQPVHDSQVMLGYRSINVLQHSDTAVWCRYRDLCEQPLAAMDFIALCDRFSVILLSEVPVLGAAQREAKIARGTEDGVEQVTAGDRELPQLSPNDDGVRRFIALVDECYDRRIPLYVEAPVPMDELYTQGYLSFAFRRTLSRLQEMQLERFTES, translated from the coding sequence ATGGATGCTGTCTCTCCGCTGGATGCTTACGAACGTGCAGTGCAGCGTGGTTTTCAGCCCGATCAGGCGCAGTTGCAGGCTGTGCAGCAGTTGCAGGCATGTTATCTGGCGCTGGCCGCGTCTCGCGGTCAGGCGCGGGGCGTCTATCTATGGGGGCCGGTCGGGCGTGGCAAGACCTGGCTGATGGACCGCTTTTTCGAAAGCCTGACGGTGCCTGCCCGGCGTCAGCATTTTCATCACTTCATGCGCTGGGTTCACAAGCGCATGTTCGAACTGATGGGCACGCCGCAGCCGCTGACCGTCGTCGCCAAAGAGCTGGCGCGTGATGTGCGGGTGATGTGCTTCGACGAACTGTTTGTGACCGACATCGGCGATGCGGTGATCCTCGGCGGGCTGCTGCAAGTGATGTTCGAGCAGGGCGTGGTGCTGGTCTGCACCTCCAACCAGCCGCCGGATCAGTTGTACAGCCATGGGCACAACCGCGAGCGCTTTCTGCCTGCCGTTGCCGCCATCCAGAAATACATGGATGTCGTCGCGGTGGACGGAGGCGAGGATCATCGTCTGCATCCCGGCCAGTTGCACCAGCGCTACTGGGTTGCCGAAGCCGGTCGGCCGAGTGCCTTGCAAGGCATATTCGAGGCGTTGAGCGCGGGCCAGCCCGTTCACGACTCGCAGGTCATGCTGGGTTATCGCAGCATCAATGTGCTTCAGCATTCCGACACGGCAGTGTGGTGCCGCTATCGCGACCTGTGCGAGCAACCGCTGGCGGCCATGGACTTCATTGCCCTGTGTGATCGCTTTTCAGTGATTCTGCTCAGCGAGGTGCCGGTCCTCGGCGCTGCACAGCGCGAAGCGAAGATTGCCCGTGGCACCGAGGATGGCGTGGAGCAGGTGACCGCGGGGGATCGCGAACTGCCGCAGTTGTCGCCCAACGATGATGGCGTGCGGCGTTTCATTGCACTGGTGGACGAGTGCTACGACCGACGTATTCCGCTGTACGTCGAGGCGCCGGTGCCCATGGATGAGCTCTACACACAGGGTTATCTATCGTTCGCCTTCCGCCGAACCCTGAGCCGACTTCAGGAAATGCAGCTGGAGCGTTTCACCGAGTCGTGA
- a CDS encoding SulP family inorganic anion transporter has translation MKTIRMRAEVLAGLTTSFALVPECIAFALVAHLNPLMGLYGAFIICTLTALFGGRPGMVSGAAGSMAVVIVALVVQQGVQYLLATVLLGGLIMILFGLLRLGKLVRLVPYSVMLGFVNGLAIVIAMAQLEHFKVGESWLSGTPLYVMLGLVALTMAIVYLLPRVTRVAPPALVAILSVGLAVYLLGLPTRTLGDMAHIAGGLPVFALPDIPWNLETLRIIAPYAILMALVGLLETLLTLNLTDEITETRGYPDRECVALGAANMVSGAFGGMGGCAMIGQTVINLSSGGRGRVSGIVAGLMILMFVLFLSPLIERIPLAALVGVMFVVAQQTFAWASLRVLRKVPVNDVLAIIAVTVVTVLTDLATAVVFGIIIAAINFAWQQARELYADSHVEADGSKVYHLHGTLFFASTTPFLAQFDPAEDPAQVTLDCRHLRFVDYSAIAALKTLRERYAKAGKHLRVVHLSERCKRLLKRAGVQHA, from the coding sequence ATCCGCTGATGGGGCTCTACGGTGCGTTCATCATCTGCACGCTGACGGCGTTGTTCGGCGGGCGTCCGGGCATGGTCTCGGGTGCGGCCGGTTCGATGGCCGTGGTCATCGTCGCGCTGGTAGTGCAGCAGGGTGTGCAGTATCTGCTGGCAACTGTGCTGCTCGGCGGCTTGATCATGATCCTGTTCGGGCTGTTGCGGCTGGGCAAGCTGGTGCGACTGGTGCCGTATTCGGTGATGCTGGGCTTCGTCAACGGGCTGGCGATTGTGATCGCGATGGCGCAACTGGAACACTTCAAGGTCGGCGAGTCATGGCTCAGCGGCACGCCGCTGTACGTGATGCTCGGCCTGGTGGCGCTGACCATGGCGATTGTTTACCTGCTGCCGCGCGTCACCCGCGTTGCACCGCCTGCGCTGGTGGCGATTCTCAGTGTCGGATTGGCGGTGTACCTGCTTGGTCTGCCGACCCGCACGCTGGGCGACATGGCGCACATTGCCGGTGGTCTGCCGGTATTCGCCTTGCCGGACATTCCGTGGAACCTGGAGACCCTGCGCATTATTGCGCCTTACGCCATTCTGATGGCACTGGTGGGACTGCTGGAAACCCTGCTGACCCTGAACCTCACTGACGAGATCACCGAAACCCGTGGCTACCCTGATCGCGAGTGCGTGGCGCTGGGCGCGGCCAATATGGTGTCAGGTGCGTTTGGTGGCATGGGCGGTTGCGCGATGATCGGCCAGACCGTCATCAACCTCAGCTCCGGCGGCCGCGGTCGGGTGTCCGGCATTGTTGCGGGCTTGATGATCCTGATGTTCGTGCTGTTCCTGTCACCGCTGATAGAGCGTATCCCTCTGGCGGCGCTGGTCGGCGTGATGTTCGTGGTCGCCCAGCAGACGTTTGCCTGGGCATCCCTGCGCGTGCTGCGCAAGGTGCCGGTCAATGACGTGCTGGCGATCATTGCCGTGACCGTGGTCACGGTGCTGACCGATCTGGCCACTGCCGTGGTGTTTGGCATCATCATCGCCGCGATCAACTTTGCCTGGCAGCAGGCCCGCGAGCTGTATGCCGACAGCCATGTTGAAGCCGATGGCAGCAAGGTCTATCACCTGCACGGCACGCTGTTCTTTGCCTCGACCACGCCATTTCTGGCCCAGTTCGACCCTGCCGAAGACCCGGCACAAGTAACACTGGACTGCCGTCATCTGCGATTTGTCGACTACTCGGCCATTGCGGCGTTGAAAACCCTGCGCGAGCGCTACGCCAAGGCGGGCAAGCATTTGCGTGTGGTACACCTGTCCGAGCGCTGCAAGCGACTGCTCAAGCGTGCCGGTGTGCAGCACGCTTGA